In one Rhodococcus sp. B50 genomic region, the following are encoded:
- a CDS encoding LLM class F420-dependent oxidoreductase, which produces MRHGITLFTSDRGIRPDVAASTAESRGFDSFYVPEHTHIPARRESAHPGTGNETLPDDRYMRTLDPWVALGLAAAVTSTITLGTSVALPLEHDPITLAKTIASLDHLSGGRVHFGVGFGWNAEELADHGVPPKKKRTALREYLEAMQALWTEEEASYEGDFVAFGPSWAWPKPVQQPRPPIFLGAGSTDRNFDWIVRHADGWITTPTEDNVVDNVARLHKAWADAGRSGTPDVLALAGRYDAEQSRLWADAGVTEVIFGLPDRSEEDVVAYIDRLASKLDH; this is translated from the coding sequence GTGCGCCACGGAATCACCCTGTTCACGAGCGACCGGGGAATCCGGCCCGACGTCGCCGCCTCGACCGCGGAGAGCCGCGGTTTCGACAGTTTCTACGTCCCCGAACACACCCACATCCCGGCCCGCCGCGAATCCGCACACCCGGGAACGGGCAACGAGACCCTCCCCGACGACCGCTACATGCGCACCCTCGATCCGTGGGTGGCGCTGGGCCTCGCGGCCGCGGTGACGTCGACGATCACACTGGGCACCTCCGTCGCGCTGCCCCTCGAACACGATCCGATCACCCTCGCCAAGACCATCGCAAGCCTCGACCATCTTTCCGGCGGGCGCGTGCACTTCGGCGTCGGATTCGGTTGGAACGCCGAGGAACTCGCCGACCACGGGGTGCCACCGAAGAAGAAGCGGACCGCGCTGCGCGAATATCTCGAAGCGATGCAGGCGCTGTGGACAGAGGAGGAGGCCTCCTACGAGGGCGACTTCGTCGCATTCGGGCCCAGCTGGGCGTGGCCGAAACCCGTGCAGCAGCCGCGTCCCCCGATCTTCCTCGGAGCCGGTTCCACCGACCGCAACTTCGATTGGATCGTCCGCCACGCCGACGGGTGGATCACCACCCCCACTGAGGACAATGTCGTCGACAACGTCGCGCGCCTCCACAAGGCGTGGGCCGATGCCGGGCGCAGCGGGACCCCGGATGTCCTGGCCTTGGCCGGTCGCTACGACGCCGAGCAATCGAGACTGTGGGCCGATGCCGGTGTCACCGAAGTGATCTTCGGACTGCCCGACCGCTCCGAAGAGGACGTCGTCGCGTACATCGACCGGCTCGCTTCGAAACTCGACCACTGA
- a CDS encoding nuclear transport factor 2 family protein, with amino-acid sequence MATFDRAELDEMITRWVDANKRAEAEGDWKPLAEMYTEDATYGWNYGPKDEFMAVGREEIRELALGQEMDGLEGWQYPYQQFVVDDRSGDVIGFWKQMADATREDGEHYSVHGIGGSWFRYGGDFQWSWQRDFFDFGNVSHLFLEMITANALSDGMQKRIERSTAKKRLPGWYRVGESPVPLW; translated from the coding sequence ATGGCCACGTTCGATCGTGCCGAGCTCGACGAGATGATCACCCGCTGGGTCGACGCCAACAAGCGCGCCGAGGCCGAGGGCGACTGGAAGCCGCTGGCCGAGATGTACACCGAGGACGCCACCTACGGCTGGAACTACGGTCCGAAGGACGAGTTCATGGCCGTGGGCCGTGAGGAGATCCGCGAACTCGCGCTCGGTCAGGAGATGGACGGACTCGAGGGCTGGCAGTATCCCTACCAGCAGTTCGTCGTCGACGACCGGTCGGGCGACGTGATCGGCTTCTGGAAGCAGATGGCCGATGCGACCCGCGAGGACGGCGAGCACTACTCCGTCCACGGCATCGGCGGGAGCTGGTTCCGGTACGGCGGCGACTTCCAGTGGTCGTGGCAGCGCGACTTCTTCGACTTCGGCAACGTCTCGCACCTGTTCCTCGAGATGATCACCGCGAACGCGCTGTCCGACGGCATGCAGAAACGGATCGAGCGATCGACGGCGAAGAAGCGCCTTCCCGGCTGGTACCGGGTCGGCGAGTCACCGGTTCCGTTGTGGTGA
- a CDS encoding SDR family oxidoreductase, giving the protein MPRFEPHPDRRPALVAGASSGIGTATAYALAEHGHPVALGARRVEECTAIAEKIRGEGGEAFAHFLDVSSTESVDEFVTAAEETLGPTEIVVSGAGDMDFALPHEMDPDRFAFQVNVHLMGTQRLAHRALPGMIDRRRGDFVVIGSDCAVIPRPWMGAYNAAKTGLEALVREMRMELEGTGVRASVVRPGPTQTGAGMSAPAEVLEPMLGDWGTWGFARHPYFLRASDIAAAALSVVSAPRGAHIVLIEVQPEAPLRKDRS; this is encoded by the coding sequence ATGCCTAGATTCGAACCCCATCCCGACCGCCGTCCCGCGCTGGTCGCCGGCGCCTCCTCCGGGATCGGTACGGCCACCGCCTACGCGCTCGCCGAGCACGGGCATCCCGTCGCTCTGGGTGCTCGTCGCGTGGAGGAATGCACGGCGATCGCCGAGAAGATCCGTGGTGAGGGAGGAGAAGCCTTCGCCCACTTCCTCGACGTGTCGTCCACCGAATCCGTCGACGAGTTCGTCACGGCGGCCGAGGAGACCCTCGGACCCACGGAGATCGTCGTCTCGGGAGCGGGTGACATGGACTTCGCGCTGCCTCACGAGATGGATCCCGACCGCTTCGCCTTCCAGGTGAACGTGCACCTGATGGGTACGCAACGACTCGCCCACCGCGCGCTGCCCGGCATGATCGACCGACGGCGCGGCGACTTCGTCGTGATCGGATCCGACTGTGCCGTGATACCCCGGCCTTGGATGGGCGCATACAACGCGGCGAAGACCGGTCTCGAAGCGCTCGTCCGCGAGATGCGGATGGAACTCGAGGGCACGGGCGTCCGGGCGTCGGTCGTGCGCCCGGGGCCGACGCAGACCGGTGCCGGCATGTCTGCGCCGGCAGAGGTCCTCGAACCGATGCTCGGGGACTGGGGCACATGGGGATTCGCCCGGCACCCGTATTTCCTTCGTGCATCCGACATCGCCGCGGCCGCGCTCTCCGTCGTCTCGGCCCCTCGCGGTGCCCACATCGTGCTCATCGAGGTTCAACCCGAAGCACCCCTGCGGAAGGACCGTTCATGA
- a CDS encoding GMC oxidoreductase: MNIEHGIGARAESLTRRTFLRASAVGGAAVAALSLTAVPRARAEVTEERHRAVVVGSGFGGAITALHLGRDGVQTLVLERGIRWPTGPNAETFPHMLQPDRRMSWLSSVPVMTGTPPIPTEPFTGLIERVPGNGMDVMCGAGVGGSSLAYHGMTVQPDGQRFSDSVSSRIDYDLLASDHYRRVARMLQVATIPDDLLDHDRYRSSRQFLDRAGSEGYDTFRVPMCIDWDFARRELTGELKPSYTTGDVIYGVNNGGKFSVDVTYLAEAERTGLVTVAPLHRVGDMERAPDGTWIVHVDRIHTDGTILERKRILAQSLFLGAGSAGTTRLLVKAKAKGFVPDLPDGVGTGWGNNGDRVFAVTSPLVSPGDHQGGPACVGMRDYTDPAGPLMIVTGPVPFPVDVGTTTMIGLGIVDGRGVWHYDAGRDDAVLNWDQAYDRELTRAIEARIRRIAGPASIVIDVNAVDINTFHPLGGAPFGAVCDDAGRVHGQPGLYVVDGAKIPGSTGACNPSMTIAALAEYGADQIVSRDLDRVF, from the coding sequence GTGAATATCGAGCACGGGATCGGGGCCCGCGCCGAGTCCCTGACGCGTCGTACCTTCCTGCGCGCGAGCGCAGTCGGTGGCGCCGCTGTCGCAGCACTGTCGTTGACCGCTGTTCCACGAGCGCGCGCCGAGGTCACCGAGGAACGCCACCGGGCGGTCGTCGTGGGCAGCGGATTCGGCGGTGCGATCACCGCGCTGCATCTCGGCCGGGACGGTGTGCAGACGTTGGTCCTCGAACGGGGTATCCGCTGGCCCACGGGTCCGAACGCCGAGACGTTCCCACACATGCTGCAACCCGACCGGCGGATGTCGTGGTTGTCGTCCGTCCCGGTGATGACCGGTACTCCGCCGATCCCGACCGAACCGTTCACAGGGCTCATCGAACGGGTTCCGGGGAACGGCATGGACGTCATGTGCGGCGCGGGGGTCGGTGGGAGTTCGCTGGCCTATCACGGCATGACCGTGCAACCCGACGGGCAGCGATTCTCCGATTCGGTGTCCTCGCGTATCGACTACGACCTGCTGGCCTCCGACCACTACCGGCGGGTGGCGCGGATGCTGCAGGTCGCGACCATCCCGGACGATCTGCTCGACCACGATCGGTACCGGTCCTCACGCCAGTTCCTGGACCGTGCAGGCTCGGAGGGCTACGACACGTTCAGGGTGCCGATGTGCATCGACTGGGACTTCGCGCGACGGGAGCTGACCGGGGAACTGAAACCGTCCTACACGACGGGCGACGTCATCTACGGAGTCAACAACGGCGGTAAGTTCTCGGTCGACGTCACCTATCTCGCCGAAGCGGAACGCACGGGGCTCGTCACGGTCGCGCCGCTGCACCGGGTCGGCGACATGGAGCGCGCTCCGGACGGCACCTGGATCGTGCACGTCGACCGGATCCACACGGACGGAACGATTCTCGAACGTAAGCGGATCCTCGCACAGTCGCTGTTCCTCGGTGCCGGATCGGCCGGCACAACCCGTCTCCTCGTGAAGGCGAAGGCGAAGGGGTTCGTCCCCGATCTTCCCGACGGCGTCGGAACGGGATGGGGCAACAACGGCGACCGGGTGTTCGCCGTGACGAGTCCGCTCGTCAGCCCCGGCGACCATCAGGGCGGGCCCGCCTGTGTGGGTATGCGCGACTACACCGATCCCGCCGGACCGTTGATGATCGTCACCGGGCCGGTGCCGTTCCCCGTCGATGTGGGAACGACCACGATGATCGGTCTGGGGATCGTCGACGGCCGAGGAGTCTGGCACTACGACGCCGGCCGCGACGATGCGGTCCTGAACTGGGATCAGGCCTACGACCGGGAACTCACCCGCGCGATCGAGGCCCGCATCCGGCGGATCGCGGGACCGGCCTCGATCGTCATCGACGTCAACGCCGTCGACATCAACACCTTCCATCCGCTCGGGGGTGCGCCGTTCGGGGCGGTGTGCGACGACGCCGGTCGCGTGCACGGCCAGCCCGGCCTGTATGTGGTGGACGGCGCGAAGATTCCGGGATCGACCGGGGCGTGCAATCCGTCGATGACGATCGCGGCGCTCGCCGAGTACGGCGCCGATCAGATCGTCTCGCGCGACCTGGATCGCGTGTTCTGA
- a CDS encoding ferredoxin: MRIEADLDLCQGHAMCSMEAPDVFAVAKRGEVEILLDPVPDEMHADARAAVKYCPTQALRIVED, from the coding sequence ATGAGGATCGAAGCAGATCTCGATCTGTGCCAGGGGCACGCGATGTGCTCGATGGAGGCGCCGGACGTGTTCGCCGTCGCCAAGCGGGGTGAGGTGGAGATCCTTCTCGACCCCGTGCCGGACGAGATGCACGCAGATGCACGAGCAGCCGTGAAGTACTGCCCCACACAAGCCCTTCGCATCGTCGAAGACTGA
- a CDS encoding FAD-dependent oxidoreductase, with protein MSTDLHPVPADTVTTWNHEADVVVAGYGIAGVSASIEAARAGAEVLVLERTGGWGGAASLSGGIIYLGGGTPLQKALGFEDTPENMKAFMIAALGPGADEAKITEYCEGSVEHYEWLVDNGVVFKESFWGEPGWEIPGDDGLMYSGGENSAPFNEIATPAPRGHVPQMTDKRTGEKGGGFMLMQPLSQVAESLGVRSEYDVRVQRLIVDGDGRVVGLAAKQYGKDVHIRARRGVVLATGSFAYNKEMVASYAPQLTGRPGAAIEEHDGRAIRMAQALGADLAHMDATEVAFFGDPQLMARGILVNGRGQRYVPEDTYPGRIGQLTLLRNDNQAYLIIDEQAYEEGCAATSSTPFFRFRPKWVAETVAELESDMELPAGTLQATVEVYNRHAANGSDPVLGKKSEWAKPIGSPIAALDLRNCTAGFTLGGLRTSVDSEVLHVSGDPIPGLFAAGRCTSGVCAWGYASGTSLGDGSFFGRRAGLSAAKD; from the coding sequence ATGAGCACCGATCTTCACCCCGTCCCCGCCGACACCGTCACCACCTGGAACCACGAAGCCGACGTCGTCGTCGCCGGTTACGGCATCGCCGGTGTCTCGGCGTCCATCGAGGCCGCCCGCGCGGGTGCCGAGGTGCTCGTCCTCGAGCGGACCGGCGGATGGGGCGGCGCGGCCTCGCTGTCCGGAGGGATCATCTACCTCGGCGGTGGCACCCCGCTGCAGAAGGCACTCGGATTCGAGGACACTCCCGAGAACATGAAGGCGTTCATGATCGCCGCTCTCGGCCCGGGGGCCGACGAAGCGAAGATCACCGAGTACTGCGAGGGCAGCGTCGAGCACTACGAGTGGCTCGTGGACAACGGCGTGGTATTCAAGGAGAGCTTCTGGGGCGAACCGGGCTGGGAGATCCCCGGCGACGACGGCCTGATGTACTCCGGCGGCGAGAACTCCGCACCCTTCAACGAGATCGCGACGCCCGCTCCGCGCGGCCACGTCCCCCAGATGACCGACAAGCGCACCGGTGAGAAGGGCGGCGGGTTCATGCTCATGCAGCCGCTGTCGCAGGTCGCCGAAAGCCTCGGTGTGCGTTCCGAATACGACGTACGGGTCCAGCGGTTGATCGTCGACGGCGACGGACGCGTCGTCGGCCTGGCGGCCAAGCAGTACGGCAAGGACGTCCACATCCGCGCCCGCCGAGGCGTCGTCCTCGCGACCGGCAGTTTCGCGTACAACAAGGAGATGGTCGCCTCCTACGCGCCCCAGCTGACGGGACGACCGGGCGCGGCGATCGAGGAACACGACGGGCGCGCGATCCGCATGGCGCAGGCACTCGGCGCCGACCTCGCGCACATGGATGCCACCGAGGTCGCCTTCTTCGGCGACCCGCAGTTGATGGCGCGGGGCATCCTCGTCAACGGCCGCGGTCAGCGTTACGTCCCCGAGGACACCTATCCGGGCCGCATCGGTCAGCTCACGTTGCTCAGGAACGACAACCAGGCGTACCTGATCATCGACGAGCAGGCGTACGAGGAAGGTTGTGCGGCAACGAGTTCGACGCCCTTCTTCCGGTTCCGGCCGAAGTGGGTCGCGGAGACCGTGGCCGAGCTCGAATCCGACATGGAGCTGCCGGCCGGAACGCTGCAGGCGACCGTCGAGGTGTACAACCGGCACGCGGCGAACGGCAGCGATCCGGTGCTGGGCAAGAAGAGCGAATGGGCCAAGCCGATCGGCAGCCCGATCGCCGCACTCGATCTCCGTAACTGCACCGCAGGTTTCACGCTCGGTGGCCTGCGCACCTCGGTCGACTCGGAGGTGCTGCACGTCTCCGGCGACCCGATCCCCGGCCTGTTCGCCGCGGGTCGCTGCACGTCGGGTGTGTGCGCGTGGGGATATGCGAGCGGCACGTCGCTGGGAGACGGAAGTTTCTTCGGTCGTCGCGCCGGCCTGTCGGCTGCGAAAGACTGA
- a CDS encoding TetR/AcrR family transcriptional regulator produces MNLESTRRRLTEKQADTVARLTQAAVEVLREEGFAGLTVRMVAARAGVAPATAYTYFSSKEHLVAEVFWRRLANAATADAADAGNTSRADRVVAVLRGIALLLADEPELAAAVTSALLGHDPDVEHLRARIGLDIRHRISAALGADSDPDELEALELLYAGALVRAGMGYGTYEKLADRLETSARLLLE; encoded by the coding sequence GTGAATCTCGAATCGACCCGTCGTCGCCTGACAGAGAAGCAGGCCGACACGGTAGCGAGGCTCACGCAGGCCGCGGTCGAGGTGCTCCGCGAGGAGGGATTCGCGGGGCTGACGGTGCGCATGGTCGCCGCCCGTGCCGGAGTCGCCCCGGCCACGGCCTACACCTACTTCTCGTCCAAGGAACACCTCGTCGCCGAAGTGTTCTGGCGCCGGTTGGCCAACGCTGCCACGGCCGACGCGGCCGACGCCGGGAACACGAGCCGTGCCGATCGCGTGGTCGCGGTACTCCGGGGAATCGCGCTGCTGCTGGCCGACGAACCGGAACTCGCCGCTGCCGTCACCAGTGCACTGCTCGGTCACGACCCGGATGTCGAACACCTGCGCGCGCGCATCGGACTCGACATCCGTCACCGGATCTCGGCGGCACTCGGCGCCGACTCCGATCCCGACGAACTCGAAGCACTCGAACTGCTCTACGCCGGCGCGCTGGTCCGGGCCGGCATGGGCTACGGCACCTACGAGAAACTCGCCGACAGGCTGGAGACATCCGCCCGACTTCTATTGGAGTGA
- a CDS encoding TetR family transcriptional regulator has protein sequence MTEQSTTETADEGSASARASRPGLGSTRSPGAGLRPAQRARYMRIIASAEELASEGGYDAVQMRAVADRSGVALGTVYRYFPSKNHLLVVALVLEFETAAEAVTTAEIPGDGAAERLMGVLRGVMPRLSENPLRYDALIRAAMFADASSAPELDRLGEVLTLLFAQASGIDIVTEEVLNAVRIIADVWMSALVAWVAGRQSVDDVLAHMDTAVTLVFDRLNRLQRAS, from the coding sequence ATGACGGAGCAGTCGACGACGGAGACCGCGGACGAAGGATCGGCGTCGGCTCGGGCATCGCGACCGGGTCTCGGGTCCACCCGCTCGCCGGGCGCGGGCCTGCGGCCCGCGCAGCGGGCGCGGTACATGCGGATCATCGCCTCGGCCGAGGAACTCGCGTCGGAAGGCGGATACGACGCCGTGCAGATGCGAGCGGTCGCCGACCGCTCCGGCGTGGCCCTCGGCACGGTCTACCGCTACTTTCCCTCGAAGAATCACCTGCTCGTCGTCGCGCTCGTGCTCGAATTCGAAACCGCCGCGGAAGCCGTGACCACCGCAGAGATTCCGGGTGACGGTGCTGCCGAGCGTCTCATGGGGGTGCTGCGCGGAGTGATGCCCCGTCTCTCCGAGAATCCGCTGCGCTACGACGCCCTCATCCGCGCAGCAATGTTCGCCGACGCGTCCTCGGCGCCCGAACTCGATCGTCTCGGTGAGGTGCTCACCCTCCTCTTCGCGCAGGCGTCCGGCATCGACATCGTCACCGAAGAGGTGCTCAACGCCGTGCGGATCATCGCCGACGTGTGGATGTCGGCGCTCGTCGCCTGGGTTGCGGGACGGCAGTCCGTCGACGACGTGCTCGCGCACATGGACACCGCCGTCACGCTCGTGTTCGACCGGCTGAATCGACTGCAGCGGGCGAGCTGA
- a CDS encoding cytochrome P450 yields MTTSPTDLKNPDVFAKEVPHDYFSELRRTCPVHRQPETGGEGFWAVTRHADVVAVSRDSATFSSALGTTQIDDFDEETRLKQASMLLNLDPPDHTRLRQLVSRGFTPRMVKTLEDRIRRTCERTVDAAIEAGRDGAVIDFVPAISAPLPLEVIAALLGAPAEDVGKLYDWSNRMIGWDDPEYGTTQEDGELAAAEVFLYANEIAAQRRVEPRDDIVSKLVCPDENGDTLGEMEFDMFFVLLVIAGNETTRNAISGGMQAFVDHPGQWRRLQDDPGLVDSAVEEILRWVSPVLGFRRTPTCPVSIGDQRLERGDKVIVYYPSANRDEDVFDEPHAFDIGREHNPHVAFGGTGVHFCLGAHLARLELRVMFETLAARIDRVEPAGEPRRLRSNFINGIKSMPVRIYPRQR; encoded by the coding sequence ATGACGACATCACCCACGGATCTCAAGAACCCCGACGTCTTCGCGAAGGAGGTTCCGCACGACTACTTCTCGGAATTGCGGCGCACCTGTCCGGTCCACCGACAACCCGAGACCGGCGGCGAAGGCTTCTGGGCGGTCACCCGGCACGCCGACGTCGTCGCGGTCTCCCGCGACAGCGCGACCTTCTCCTCGGCGCTCGGGACCACCCAGATAGACGATTTCGACGAGGAGACGCGCCTGAAACAGGCGTCCATGCTGCTCAACCTCGACCCGCCGGATCACACCCGCCTGCGGCAGCTCGTCAGCCGGGGCTTCACCCCGCGCATGGTCAAGACGCTCGAGGACCGCATCCGGCGGACGTGCGAACGCACCGTCGACGCAGCGATCGAGGCCGGGCGCGACGGCGCGGTGATCGACTTCGTCCCGGCGATCTCGGCGCCCCTCCCGCTGGAGGTGATCGCAGCGCTGCTCGGCGCGCCGGCGGAGGACGTCGGGAAGCTGTACGACTGGTCGAACCGAATGATCGGCTGGGACGACCCCGAATACGGCACCACCCAGGAGGACGGTGAGCTCGCCGCCGCCGAGGTCTTCCTGTACGCCAACGAGATCGCCGCGCAGCGACGCGTCGAACCGCGCGACGACATCGTCTCGAAGCTGGTGTGCCCCGACGAGAACGGCGACACGCTCGGCGAGATGGAGTTCGACATGTTCTTCGTCCTGCTCGTGATCGCGGGCAACGAGACGACACGCAACGCGATCTCGGGTGGGATGCAGGCCTTCGTCGACCATCCCGGGCAATGGCGCCGGTTGCAGGACGATCCCGGACTCGTGGACAGCGCCGTGGAGGAGATTCTGCGATGGGTCAGCCCCGTGCTGGGCTTCCGCCGCACGCCCACCTGCCCGGTGTCGATCGGCGACCAGCGGCTCGAGCGGGGCGACAAGGTGATCGTGTACTACCCGAGCGCGAACCGCGACGAGGACGTCTTCGACGAACCGCACGCCTTCGACATCGGGCGGGAACACAATCCGCACGTCGCCTTCGGAGGGACGGGCGTGCATTTCTGTCTCGGAGCGCATCTGGCGCGGCTCGAATTGCGCGTGATGTTCGAGACCCTCGCGGCCCGTATCGATCGGGTCGAGCCGGCGGGTGAGCCGCGGCGGCTGCGGTCGAACTTCATCAACGGCATCAAGTCGATGCCCGTCCGTATCTACCCACGACAGCGCTGA
- a CDS encoding cytochrome P450, producing MVFNPYDYAFHDDPYPTYRRLREEEPAYYNPDLEFWALSRHADVVAAFRDNTRLSSANGVSLDPSAYGPGAHKVMSFLAMDDPRHMRMRRLVSKGFTPRRVADLEERILELTLHYLEPAVEAREFDWISEFAGKLPMDVISELMGVPESDRDEIRRLADLVVHREEGVLDVPVAAMEASLHLVGYYADMLAERRKQETSDLTSALLAAEIDGDRLTDDEIIGFMFLMVVAGNETTTKLLGNALYWGAHDKSEVSRVLRDPTRAPQWVEETLRYDTSSQIVARTAVDDIDLHDATIRSGDKVLLLIGSANRDSDVFDAADDFRIGRDSSQKIASFGGGVHFCLGAHLARLEANIALEQFARRVADYEIDEDRCKRVHSTNVRGFAALPVEVTERHA from the coding sequence GTGGTCTTCAACCCGTACGACTACGCCTTCCACGACGATCCGTATCCCACCTACCGCCGCCTCCGTGAGGAGGAACCGGCCTACTACAACCCCGACCTCGAATTCTGGGCGCTGTCCCGCCACGCCGACGTCGTCGCGGCCTTCCGCGACAACACCCGGCTCTCGAGTGCCAACGGTGTCTCGCTCGATCCGTCCGCCTACGGCCCGGGCGCCCACAAGGTGATGTCCTTCCTCGCGATGGACGACCCGCGTCACATGCGCATGCGTCGCCTCGTCTCCAAGGGCTTCACCCCGCGTCGCGTCGCCGACCTCGAGGAGCGCATCCTCGAGCTGACCCTGCATTATCTCGAACCTGCCGTCGAGGCAAGGGAATTCGACTGGATCTCGGAGTTCGCGGGCAAGCTGCCCATGGATGTGATCTCCGAACTCATGGGCGTGCCCGAATCCGATCGCGACGAGATCCGCAGACTCGCCGACCTCGTCGTCCATCGCGAGGAGGGTGTGCTCGACGTACCGGTCGCCGCGATGGAGGCGTCACTGCACCTGGTCGGCTACTACGCCGACATGCTCGCCGAGCGCCGGAAGCAGGAGACCTCCGATCTCACGTCGGCGCTGCTGGCCGCCGAGATCGACGGCGACCGGCTCACCGACGACGAGATCATCGGATTCATGTTCCTCATGGTGGTCGCAGGCAACGAGACCACCACGAAACTCCTCGGCAACGCCCTCTACTGGGGCGCGCACGACAAGTCCGAGGTGTCGCGGGTGCTCCGCGATCCCACGCGTGCACCGCAATGGGTGGAGGAGACGCTCCGCTACGACACCTCGAGCCAGATCGTCGCCCGCACCGCCGTCGACGACATCGACCTGCACGACGCCACCATCCGTTCCGGCGACAAGGTCCTGCTGCTCATCGGCTCCGCCAACCGCGACTCCGACGTCTTCGACGCCGCCGACGACTTCCGCATCGGACGCGACAGCTCCCAGAAGATCGCCAGCTTCGGTGGGGGAGTTCACTTCTGCCTCGGCGCGCATCTCGCCCGCCTCGAGGCGAACATCGCACTCGAACAGTTCGCCCGGCGCGTCGCCGACTACGAGATCGACGAGGACCGTTGCAAACGCGTCCACTCCACCAATGTCCGAGGCTTCGCGGCCCTTCCTGTAGAGGTCACCGAACGACATGCCTAG
- a CDS encoding cytochrome P450, whose translation MTTLVEPRRVSGGEHEHGHLEELRTDPIALMRRVRQECGDVGVFQLADKKVVLLSGAEANEFFFRAADEELDQQAAYPFMKPVFGEGVVFDASPERRKEMLHNSALRGEQMRGHAATIDREVQDMVADWGDEGEIDLLEFFAELTIYTSSACLIGKKFRDQLDGRFAHLYHDLEKGTDALAFVDPYAPIESFRRRDEARRGLVALVQEIMDGRIANPPEGKEDRDMLDVLVSIEDEDGNERFSADEITGIFISMMFAGHHTTSGTAAWALIELLRHPEYMERVTEELDVLYADGESVSFHALRQIPILEAVLKETLRLHPPLILLLRVAQDDFEVAGYRIARGDLVGATPAISNRIPEDFPAPDTFDPGRYIDPNQEDIVNRWTWIPFGAGRHRCVGAAFALMQLKAIFSVLLRDFEFELSQPPETYRNDHSKMVVQLEQPCAVRCRRRTRGASNSGTATQE comes from the coding sequence ATGACCACACTCGTCGAGCCCCGGCGTGTGTCCGGCGGCGAACACGAACACGGCCACCTCGAGGAACTGCGCACCGATCCCATCGCGCTCATGCGCCGCGTCCGCCAGGAGTGCGGCGACGTCGGTGTCTTCCAGCTCGCCGACAAGAAGGTCGTGCTCCTCTCCGGGGCGGAGGCCAACGAGTTCTTCTTCCGCGCTGCGGATGAGGAACTCGACCAGCAGGCGGCCTATCCCTTCATGAAGCCGGTCTTCGGGGAGGGGGTCGTCTTCGATGCGAGCCCCGAGCGCCGTAAGGAGATGCTGCACAACTCGGCGCTGCGCGGCGAACAGATGAGAGGCCACGCGGCGACCATCGACCGCGAGGTCCAGGACATGGTCGCCGACTGGGGCGACGAAGGCGAAATCGACCTGCTCGAATTCTTCGCCGAGCTGACCATCTACACCTCGTCGGCCTGCCTGATCGGCAAGAAGTTCCGCGACCAGCTCGACGGCCGATTCGCCCACCTCTACCACGACCTCGAAAAAGGTACCGACGCACTGGCCTTCGTCGATCCCTACGCGCCGATCGAGAGTTTCCGGCGACGCGACGAGGCCCGCCGCGGACTCGTGGCACTCGTGCAGGAGATCATGGACGGACGCATCGCGAATCCGCCGGAGGGCAAGGAGGATCGCGACATGCTCGACGTCCTCGTCTCCATCGAGGACGAGGACGGCAACGAACGGTTCAGCGCCGACGAGATCACCGGCATCTTCATCTCGATGATGTTCGCGGGTCACCACACCACCTCGGGTACGGCGGCCTGGGCGCTGATCGAACTGCTGCGGCATCCCGAGTACATGGAGCGGGTGACCGAGGAACTCGACGTCCTCTACGCCGACGGTGAAAGCGTGAGCTTCCATGCGCTGCGGCAGATCCCGATTCTCGAGGCGGTGCTCAAGGAGACGCTGCGGCTGCATCCGCCGCTCATCCTGCTCCTGCGGGTGGCCCAGGACGACTTCGAGGTCGCCGGATACCGCATCGCGCGAGGCGATCTCGTCGGTGCCACCCCCGCGATCTCCAATCGGATCCCGGAGGACTTCCCCGCCCCCGACACCTTCGATCCGGGCCGGTACATCGACCCCAACCAGGAGGACATCGTCAACCGGTGGACCTGGATACCGTTCGGAGCCGGCCGGCACCGCTGTGTGGGAGCGGCATTCGCGCTCATGCAGTTGAAGGCCATATTCTCGGTCCTGCTGCGCGACTTCGAGTTCGAGTTGTCCCAGCCGCCCGAAACTTATCGCAACGATCACTCGAAGATGGTGGTCCAGCTCGAGCAGCCGTGTGCCGTGCGGTGCCGACGTCGCACCCGGGGGGCATCGAACAGCGGTACGGCGACGCAGGAGTGA
- a CDS encoding methionine/alanine import family NSS transporter small subunit translates to MSTAAIGMMLLALITLWGGLVLSILHLRRHPDDPD, encoded by the coding sequence GTGAGCACAGCAGCCATCGGCATGATGCTTCTCGCCCTGATCACCCTGTGGGGTGGTCTCGTGCTGAGCATCCTTCATCTGCGCAGACATCCGGACGATCCGGACTGA